The Novipirellula aureliae DNA window CTGTTTCGCAGGCTATGGAGTTAGGAGGAATCGAGGCGGTAAGCCGTAAGGCGATTGACGAGGACGTTGTTCGCTTTGCGAAACAAAGCACTCAATTGCCAGCAGACGAATTGCCGTCAGCGTCCGTCTTGTATCTACAAGCTCCGATGAAGAAGCTTGATCGCTTCATCAATCACTTGGTTGCTGACGACAAAGGGGTTGATTCGGTACGGATGAGTCTAGCGACCGAGACGCCGTTGGTCCGGTTGGTGAACTCGATACGAGCGGTCGATCCAACGACGATTCAATCGGAAAGTAGCTCGTGGCAATTGGATGCAGGGCAGCGAGGCAATCGGACATTGGCGAGTCACTTGAGCAATCGAGCGTTCGCGGGACTTGATCGTAACACCGCGCGAATGGGCGTGGTCAGTAGCGTCGGTTCCGCGTCAACCTCTCCATCCGACGATGTACCCGCTTCGATTTTGATCGTCGTCCGCTAGACGATTCGAAGGCCTTCGAAAGTCTTCTTCGACATTCTTTAGGCGTTTTCGGCGAAACATTGCTCAGCTTTCCGAGCGGGTAGCGTCCATTGATTGGCCCGGCCCGACTTTCGATCAGCAGGCCGACGGCGCATTCCGCGCGGAGCGCAGAGCGACAAACGCCGGGAAACCATACGTTTCGAGATAACGACGGATAAAGCAACGGAGAGTCGAAACGCGGGCTATGAGCACGCGATTGCTGGTGTGTCGTTCGTACTGGATTTTCAGGCGGACTCCCTCTACCGATTGGATTCTTCTTCCCATCGTCCTCCCTCGTTCGTTTAAGTGTTCCTTCGCACCTACTCGCAAGCGCGTTTTGAGCGTATAACGTGTTTTCACTGGATCCGATTTCACTTAGACATCCTCGCGTCGTTTACGTAGGGGATGCGCGATGGAGTAAAACGTAGATGAGCAAGACACAAATATTGGCGGCCCGGGCGGGCGAAATCACTCCTGAAATGGAGTTTTGTGCCAAACGAGAAAATCTTTCCGCCGAATTGATTCGTGATGAAGTTGCTGCAGGACGGATGGTGATTCCGGCAAACAAAGTCCATGCGGCAGGGGCTCTTGAGCCCATGTGTATCGGCATCGCTTCGAAGTGCAAAATCAATGCCAATATCGGCAACAGTGCGGTTACCAGTAATCCAGGGGAAGAGCTTCAGAAACTGCACGCTGCGGTGCACTTTGGTGCCGATACCGTCATGGATTTGTCGACAGGCAAAAACATTGACGAAATCCGTCGTCAGATAATTGAGAAGAGCCCCGTGCCGATCGGGACGGTACCGATCTACCAGATGCTCGAAGAGCTCGGCGGGAATATCGAAGATATGACCGCCCAGCACTTCTTGGACATGTGCGAACATCAAGCCAAGCAGGGAGTGGATTATATGACGGTCCACTGTGGCGTTTTGCTCGAGCATTTGCATTTGACGGTCAATCGTGTCACCGGGATCGTCAGCCGTGGTGGATCGTTGATCGCAAAATGGATGATGGCACACAATAAGCAAAATCCCCTATACGATGCCTTCGATGATCTTTGCGATATTATGAAGGCGTACGACGTGACATGGTCACTCGGCGATGGGCTACGTCCAGGTTCGATCGCCGATGCCTCCGACGCGGCACAGTTTGCTGAGCTTGACGTACTCGGTGAATTGACGCGGCGTGGTCAAGAAAACGGAACTCAGGTCATGGTGGAAGGTCCCGGTCACATCCCGATGGACCAGATTCAAATGAACGTTGAAAAGCAGATCGAAATTTGCAACGGTGCTCCGTTTTATGTGCTTGGACCTTTGGTAACCGACATTGCGCCAGGTTACGACCATATCACCAGTGCAATTGGTGCGGCGATGGCGGGCATGTACGGTGCAGCCATGTTGTGTTACGTGACCCCGAAAGAGCATCTTGGATTACCCAATGAAGAAGATGTGAAGCAGGGTGTGATCGCTTACAAGATTTCGGCGCATTCCGCCGATGTTGCGCGTGGACGATCCGGGTCTCAAGACCGCGACAATGCGTTATCCAAAGCCCGTTTCGAATTTGATTGGAACGAGCAGTTCCGACTATCGCTCGACCCGGAAACGGCAAAGCGATACCATGATGAAACGCTGCCACAGGACACGTTCAAGAGTGCTCATTTTTGCAGTATGTGTGGACCGAAGTATTGCTCGATGAAGATTACCGAGGACATTCGTGAATTGGCAAATGCGAAGCAATTGGTCGGCATGCCGATCGCCGAGTAAGGCAGATGACTCGAGACGCATTTCAAACCTCCCGTCGCCTACGTGAAAACATCGAAACGGTCCTCTTTGGTAAAAACGAAGTGGTCGAGATGTTGGTCGTTGCGATGTTAGCGGGGGAGCATATTTTGCTCGAAGACGTGCCTGGCGTTGGTAAAACGTTGGCGGCCAAGGCGCTTGCCCATTCGCTCGATGGGAAATTTTCGCGGCTGCAATTCACTCCCGATTTGTTGCCGTCGGACATTACCGGCAGCATGATTTATCGGAGTGATCGGCAGGAGTTCGAGTTCTGCCCTGGCCCGATTTTTGCCAACGTGGTTTTGGCGGATGAAATCAATCGAGCACCGCCGCGTACGCAGTCTGCGCTGCTTGAGGCGATGAGCGAAGGCAGCGTTTCGGTGGATGGAACGACTCATCCGTTGCCCAAACCCTTTATCGTTGTCGCGACGCAAAACCCATTTGAATTCGAGGGCACCTACGCGTTGCCGGAAAGTCAACTGGATCGATTTTTGCTGCGAACTTCGTTGGGCTATCCCGATCGCAGATGGGAACAGCAAGTATTGTCAACTCACCGCAGTGGTGAACCGGTCGATCGACTCGAGGCGGTCGCCACCATCGACTCGATTATCCACGCACAATCGGTCGTCCGCGATACCCGATTCGATGCGAGCTTAGTTGATTACCTACTCGATGTTGTCGATGCCACGCGAAACCATCCTGGATTTGAATTTGGCGTCAGCACTCGTGGAGCGCTGAGTTTCTATCGAGGTTGCCAGGCGCGGGCGGTTTCGCAATCGCGTGATTTTGTCACCCCCGATGATATCAAAGCGTTGGCGGTCGCAACGTTGTCACACCGAGTGGTCCACGACGGGGTGTTTCAAGGTGCGAGTCGGCAAGCTGTTGAAAAACAGATTGCCGAGATATTGGAAAAGGTCATTGTTCCAACGTGAAAAGGTCCGCAAGTGAAATCGTCAACCTCGCGTGTTTGCGAGCGGAAGATCCGGCTGACTCGCCTTGGAGCACACTTTCTATTTGTCGCCTGTTTTGCAATGTTTGGTGGTGCGCTGCGAGGATTTAATCTGCTGTTGGTGATCGCCGGGATTTTGGTTGGTGCGGTACTGATGCAATGGCGATGGTCACGAGCGGCATCGATCCGTTTGTCAATCACTCGAAAATTGCCAAGTGAATTGTTTGCAGGCGAACCCTTCCGGGTCGAGTACACGGTTGGCAACCATGATCGATGGTTGACGTTTTCGATGCTGCGTCTTGAGGACCGCGCCGTCGCGGTCGGCAAAGGGCAAACCAATGCGACGGTGACCGAGCATTCGGACCAGCGATTGACGTTATTGCATTCCCATCTCAGTATCGGAAAACTGCGACGAATGGAAACGCAGACGCATTCTTATCCATTTAGCCCGCTAGGTCGTGGTGAATGGGCCTTTGGGCCGATGGCGGTCACAACGACATTCCCGCTTGATTTGATGGTGTGTCATGTCGGCAACCGAGAACGGGAAACGATTCTCGTCTATCCGAGATTGGTACCGCTACGGCGTGGGTGGCAGCACGTATTGGCCCGTCAGCGCGGCGGTTCCCATTCAGCGACGCACCGAGGTGGTCGTGGTGAGGGCGTCTTTTTTGGGCTCCGAGAATGGCGAAACGGCGACAAATTACGCTGGATTCATTGGCGTACGACCGCTCGCATGAATGAACCGGTGGTTTGTCAGTATGATCGACCAAGGCGGTATGACCTATGCTTGCTTTTGGATGCCTATTGGGAGTCCGAGGCAGAGGATGATTCAAACGTGGAGACGGCGATTAGCGTCGTTGCAACCATGATCATGCAACTCACCTCGGAAAACTCGAATCGGGTCGTTCTAGCAGCCAGCGGAAAAACATTCGTTTCGGCTCTTTCGAATGGAGCGATAAAAAATCAGAAACACTTGCTCCAAATATTGGCTAAGATACAACCATCGGATTCGCCTCGTTTAATCGACGCGATGGAGGATGCAGCAAAAAGGGGAAAGATTAGAAACATTGTTGTCGTCAGTCCCCGCGCACAAGAGGCGGCATTTGAGTCCATCGGTCCAGCGTCCCGCGAACAGCTCCATCGCTGGATAAGCCATGGAATGCTACGTTGGATTAATGTATCGGATCAAGAAACACGAATTGTGGAAGCCGAACGCCATGTCTAACCGCTTTCCAACCGACCGATCGAAGCCAAAAGTCCAGTCGTCGATGGGTCAGCAAATCGAATCGTTTCGGCACGGATTGCAGACACGTCTCGCGAAGCTTGTCGATCGAAAACCACAGATGGCGCGAGAGCCGAAATCGATCGAGGCGAAGCCGAAGCTTGATGAGTCCAAACGCTCCGAAGAGTTACTGGTTGATAAGCGAGTGCGGCTGATTTTTGCGCTTCTGTCGTTGTTGGGCGGACTGGTTTTAGCGGGTGATGGTGAAACGCACTCGTTCGCCCTGATTGCGATCTTCTTTGCGGTCTTCGGCTACCTTTTCGTCGATTGGTTGGAGTTTTTTTCGCTGCCACCCATGTTGGCCTATCTCGCCATGATCGGATCGGCCTTCTACTGCGTCAGCGATTTTCTCTACTTCAATCCAGATAGTCGATTTGGTATCTCGCTGAGTCTTCAGCATACCGCAAGCAGTCACTTGGTCGCTGTATCGCAGTTGCTTGTGCTTGTTCAAGCGATCTTGATGTTGCAATCCAAGACGCGGCGGGTCTGCGAGCAACTGTGCGTGTTTTGTTTGTTGGAGCTCGTCGTCGCAGCCGTTTTTAACAATACAATAAGCTTTGGTATTCTTTTGATCCCGATCGGAATCTTTTCCGCCTGGGGGCTAACGATCTTGTCGGCTGCGAAGGCGATCGAAACCGAAGAGGCGCCGATCACGATCCAAATGGCTCGAATGTCGGTACTGCTAATGCTGATCCCGGCAACACTTTTGATTGGTGGAACCTTTTTTTATGCTATTCCAAGGACAACCGATGCGGCGCAGATGGATAGTCGCGGAAATGCGATCGTCGGTTTTAGCGACGTCGTTCGGCTCGAGCAGTTTGGACAGATGTTGCAATCCAACGATGCCGCATTGCATATTTGGTTGACGAATCGAATCACGGGAGAACCTTATACGGCCAATGGTGGCATCTATCTTCGCGGGCGTGTGCTCGAAACGTATCGGTCGCGGGTCGATATTGAGCGTCCCAAATCGGAATGGTCTTCGATCTTGGCTGGTCCTGTGAATGGGTCGCATCGGTTTCCTGCCGAGTTCAATTCGGCTCGGCAGAGCGACTATCTTTTTTACGATGTCGTGGACGCGAAAGTGGATTGCGAAGCGAGTCAGAGTGCGGCTTTGTTCGCAATCGCGCCCTATTTCGAAGTGGAACAGGGTCAGCCTATTTTTCACCAACTCGATCGCTGGACCCTGCTACGTTGGCATGATGACCAAAATGGTTTTCCCCCCTTAAAGTATGTGTTTGGCACCAATGCATTTCATCAGGGGTATCAAACTCGGTTCGTTGCTCGCTTTGCTGAGGACGAAAGGTTGAAATTGGTCTACCACCCGCTCGATTTGGAGGCCTACGCGGAGGATTTCCCTCTGAGTGAAGAGGAAT harbors:
- a CDS encoding transglutaminase TgpA family protein, yielding MSNRFPTDRSKPKVQSSMGQQIESFRHGLQTRLAKLVDRKPQMAREPKSIEAKPKLDESKRSEELLVDKRVRLIFALLSLLGGLVLAGDGETHSFALIAIFFAVFGYLFVDWLEFFSLPPMLAYLAMIGSAFYCVSDFLYFNPDSRFGISLSLQHTASSHLVAVSQLLVLVQAILMLQSKTRRVCEQLCVFCLLELVVAAVFNNTISFGILLIPIGIFSAWGLTILSAAKAIETEEAPITIQMARMSVLLMLIPATLLIGGTFFYAIPRTTDAAQMDSRGNAIVGFSDVVRLEQFGQMLQSNDAALHIWLTNRITGEPYTANGGIYLRGRVLETYRSRVDIERPKSEWSSILAGPVNGSHRFPAEFNSARQSDYLFYDVVDAKVDCEASQSAALFAIAPYFEVEQGQPIFHQLDRWTLLRWHDDQNGFPPLKYVFGTNAFHQGYQTRFVARFAEDERLKLVYHPLDLEAYAEDFPLSEEEYFQLEQLHKRKQDEIIENYVQDLLVFDAKSMPTIKRIADSIVANIPEADRNPYSIAQQLESFFSSANRFQYSLNLNSTPQSGVDPIEQFVATDRTGHCQYYASALAMMLRSQGIPARLVVGYYTNDYNEMGSYYLARQSHAHAWVEALIDKQDIESVVYGQPISDQYWYRLDPTPGSSDISVAKTSAGDVFEFAKTLWKGYVVDVSPEKKASQGMESGEASISQIAESRNNLAWWFETTMANIRAGDLGGGAFANKQRFSWPAAILGVGMTLAVAVIGRFAITPRARRKKQNAALASRSRVKFYADATDCLAKVGIERGPAQTPGEFAEMAAARLRSFHPSAHRRDGSDDMQPIEGSLELLTDAFQQIRYGGGARDGLCDDSNQISLALKTLRNHVRKIGRRRTME
- a CDS encoding AAA family ATPase, translated to METVLFGKNEVVEMLVVAMLAGEHILLEDVPGVGKTLAAKALAHSLDGKFSRLQFTPDLLPSDITGSMIYRSDRQEFEFCPGPIFANVVLADEINRAPPRTQSALLEAMSEGSVSVDGTTHPLPKPFIVVATQNPFEFEGTYALPESQLDRFLLRTSLGYPDRRWEQQVLSTHRSGEPVDRLEAVATIDSIIHAQSVVRDTRFDASLVDYLLDVVDATRNHPGFEFGVSTRGALSFYRGCQARAVSQSRDFVTPDDIKALAVATLSHRVVHDGVFQGASRQAVEKQIAEILEKVIVPT
- a CDS encoding DUF58 domain-containing protein, translated to MKSSTSRVCERKIRLTRLGAHFLFVACFAMFGGALRGFNLLLVIAGILVGAVLMQWRWSRAASIRLSITRKLPSELFAGEPFRVEYTVGNHDRWLTFSMLRLEDRAVAVGKGQTNATVTEHSDQRLTLLHSHLSIGKLRRMETQTHSYPFSPLGRGEWAFGPMAVTTTFPLDLMVCHVGNRERETILVYPRLVPLRRGWQHVLARQRGGSHSATHRGGRGEGVFFGLREWRNGDKLRWIHWRTTARMNEPVVCQYDRPRRYDLCLLLDAYWESEAEDDSNVETAISVVATMIMQLTSENSNRVVLAASGKTFVSALSNGAIKNQKHLLQILAKIQPSDSPRLIDAMEDAAKRGKIRNIVVVSPRAQEAAFESIGPASREQLHRWISHGMLRWINVSDQETRIVEAERHV
- the thiC gene encoding phosphomethylpyrimidine synthase ThiC produces the protein MSKTQILAARAGEITPEMEFCAKRENLSAELIRDEVAAGRMVIPANKVHAAGALEPMCIGIASKCKINANIGNSAVTSNPGEELQKLHAAVHFGADTVMDLSTGKNIDEIRRQIIEKSPVPIGTVPIYQMLEELGGNIEDMTAQHFLDMCEHQAKQGVDYMTVHCGVLLEHLHLTVNRVTGIVSRGGSLIAKWMMAHNKQNPLYDAFDDLCDIMKAYDVTWSLGDGLRPGSIADASDAAQFAELDVLGELTRRGQENGTQVMVEGPGHIPMDQIQMNVEKQIEICNGAPFYVLGPLVTDIAPGYDHITSAIGAAMAGMYGAAMLCYVTPKEHLGLPNEEDVKQGVIAYKISAHSADVARGRSGSQDRDNALSKARFEFDWNEQFRLSLDPETAKRYHDETLPQDTFKSAHFCSMCGPKYCSMKITEDIRELANAKQLVGMPIAE